One segment of Fusarium oxysporum f. sp. lycopersici 4287 chromosome 15, whole genome shotgun sequence DNA contains the following:
- a CDS encoding hypothetical protein (At least one base has a quality score < 10) — translation MPCLGLPEEVEFDVHSDGPDIDDGEDQEEARELISPFLADEHYLEEPASIQGSIVSTEDATDQFQRGWRVDRRAGDSWMYADEFIDETNDEAFDGTRALDLLQRRVVLDYGSKKTGSKPASEDDDYYPVFRLDFVSIVGLPRRPICRPSHFFDNITISFRHWSAPYVAKHAQGIDFDLSGRTFRVATGATREAWFIVMHPNQRTAGANNPRRRHDATHTRTALVQGRALMLASYIKDIFLRGELLGEGVEPRWALGGKETQMIAFDKWVIFQTLFMDGWTGFLERFSAQDDTFWTDHQPAFHAYDYGANINIEVNEGIANLEEETVIRPAYLDGLDDEFDESDDGYDGESNSVPATQQGWGEIGGEEREDELDELCDQPTVEVEDNDSLFVSERVDDVASPIPPILSPGRIIDAEYRDIDGEVDANGPNGDEERERRFLEWMNESENTDIGQDNGTQLQDQEHQYDGQDNSQQQPLSPDTDGNDDVHPRQAPDISPASLPPSSASIPATEDQREHDALYSPGLMRLREALEAKYNLDNISHVSYALAVDVHCTAENTYPGTEGRVSRPVCLLADRNRVAGEFYGSNYTFYPLGFHPAYGNFTSDRPPAFLDNDLFTVMKENMSHQNQGADVLSFGFFQGYSNLKRSIRHGPHDLLASHGLATAALTIPSTEAQRTARLKDKQQRLLAQVRGRLTPDNPGASTPFARERQRVEAAMQANEFAFRFEQVISIDAPRLVRRRRNFSSVLQPIFQLMRLFLKEKQLYAGILRRFNPDIFPGVMVAFARVMEAAIAEMDRRFREAGSKGLGMALSEGVAALDRLGNFCFTGDPRVLPTKVMRLLGTMDSLKTCGWPFISPRMLDIRDGQGLVNLVGWPQLSNGRPVLMHVASLEYHYDRTVASNRHSQLWFAELGGRSIDGMDRMTTFLHEVFQDLWIPETVAFIARQVRRGLNRGIRSGGRSDVGEHGDADTGNEESAQAMIALEAWEARDSPFKTSNFEKLSAEVLKFDDRLMMNESKIVLKTRRDFAEEIFVALMEGGRKGHLGVESVAPTHSTWPSILRAAIQHTRGSFATRAQWVSGIAAAMVSASIEWVPGSHRRRLTHQQVVQLVGAAASATVLAARPDSLKRRALEAEARRTVDSVGVKRAKIRPRIDLGCKIPFKQIPDIVERGFTEIRRLFAKGDQRVLSHYCAAYCCLTDCLEDPLCDLMLILTLTITASSATPEVRPNTKGFSVTAKRRDPALLAANMVTRMLWFLRPEAFPWDKDQDTVLRVSEMTKKIGEPRP, via the exons ATGCCGTGCTTGGGGCTACCAGAGGAGGTCGAATTCGATGTCCACTCTGACGGTCCTGAcattgatgatggcgaggacCAAGAAGAGGCACGAGAGCTTATATCTCCGTTCTTGGCTGATGAACATTATCTCGAGGAGCCCGCGAGCATCCAAGGGAGCATAGTCAGCACAGAAGACGCTACAGATCAGTTTCAAAGAGGCTGGAGAGTAGACCGTCGCGCCGGCGATTCCTGGATGTATG CTGACGAGTTCATCGACGAGACGAACGACGAAGCCTTCGATGGGACACGTGCCCTTGACCTCCTCCAGCGCCGAGTTGTCTTGGACTATGGGAGCAAGAAGACTGGGTCAAAGCCGGCGAGCGAGGACGACGATTATTACCCCGTATTCCGGCTCGATTTCGTCAGCATCGTCGGTCTACCGCGTCGGCCGATTTGCCGGCCTAGCCACTTCTTTGACAATATCACAATATCCTTTCGCCACTGGAGTGCCCCGTATGTCGCAAAGCATGCACAGGGTATCGACTTTGACCTGAGCGGCCGCACCTTCCGCGTTGCCACCGGCGCCACTCGGGAAGCTTGGTTCATTGTCATGCACCCGAATCAGAGAACTGCCGGCGCCAACAACCCCCGTCGACGACACGATGCAACACATACAAGGACCGCACTCGTACAGGGCCGTGCTCTGATGCTCGCATCATACATCAAGGACATCTTCCTCCGAGGCGAGCTCCTTGGTGAAGGTGTTGAGCCGAGATGGGCCCTCGGAGGCAAGGAGACGCAGATGATTGCTTTTGACAAATGGGTCATATTCCAGACACTATTTATGGACGGCTGGACGGGGTTTCTCGAAAGGTTCTCCGCACAGGACGACACTTTCTGGACCGATCATCAACCCGCCTTCCACGCGTATGACTATGgcgccaacatcaacataGAAGTCAACGAAGGCATAGCGAAtctcgaagaagaaacagTCATTAGGCCAGCCTATCTCGATGGACTGGACGATGAGTTCGACGAGTCCGACGACGGTTACGATGGAGAAAGCAATAGTGTGCCGGCGACACAGCAAGGATGGGGGGAAATTGGAGGAGAGGAACGAGAGGATGAGCTCGACGAGCTATGCGACCAACCAACCGTCGAAGTGGAGGACAACGATAGTCTATTCGTGTCGGAGAGGGTGGACGATGTTGCTTCTCCAATACCACCTATCCTCAGTCCAGGGCGAATCATCGATGCGGAATATCGAGATATTGATGGCGAAGTCGACGCGAACGGGCCCAATGGTGATGAAGAGCGGGAGCGGAGGTTCCTTGAATGGATGAACGAATCTGAGAACACTGATATAGGCCAAGACAACGGGACTCAACTACAAGATCAGGAGCATCAATATGATGGGCAAGACAACTCCCAGCAGCAGCCGTTGAGCCCAGATACTGACGGCAACGACGACGTCCATCCAAGGCAAGCACCAGACATCTCGCCAGCCAGTCTACCTCCTTCATCAGCATCGATACCAGCAACGGAGGACCAGAGAGAACATGATGCGTTGTATAGTCCCGGCCTGATGCGGTTGCGCGAGGCCCTTGAGGCGAAGTACAACCTCGATAACATCAGCCACGTCTCCTATGCCCTAGCTGTTGATGTTCACTGTACCGCAGAAAATACGTATCCCGGCACAGAAGGAAGGGTAAGCCGTCCTGTATGCTTGCTTGCCGACCGCAACCGTGTGGCCGGGGAGTTTTACGGGAGTAACTACACCTTTTACCCACTCGGCTTCCACCCCGCATACGGCAACTTCACATCGGATCGTCCCCCTGCCTTCCTGGATAACGACCTGTTTACTGTCATGAAAGAGAACATGAGTCACCAGAACCAGGGTGCCGACGTACTTTCGTTTGGCTTCTTCCAGGGCTATTCCAACCTAAAACGGTCTATCCGTCATGGCCCTCACGACCTACTAGCCAGCCACGGCCTCGCCACAGCTGCACTCACCATTCCCTCGACGGAGGCTCAGCGCACGGCGCGgctcaaggacaagcagCAGCGGCTCCTGGCCCAGGTGAGGGGGCGACTCACACCTGACAACCCTGGCGCATCGACACCTTTTGCGCGGGAGCGACAGAGGGTGGAAGCAGCCATGCAAGCGAATGAGTTTGCGTTCCGATTCGAGCAGGTCATTTCCATCGATGCCCCACGACTCGTGCGCCGCCGTCGAAACTTCAGTAGCGTACTACAACCCATTTTTCAGCTCATGCGTCTCTTCCTCAAGGAGAAACAGCTCTATGCAGGCATCCTCCGGCGTTTCAACCCTGATATCTTTCCAGGAGTCATGGTGGCTTTTGCCAGGGTTATGGAAGCAGCCATAGCAGAAATGGACCGTCGCTTTCGCGAGGCTGGGTCGAAAGGACTAGGTATGGCTCTCTCCGAAGGCGTCGCTGCTCTCGATCGACTGGGCAATTTTTGCTTCACCGGGGACCCGAGGGTGCTGCCTACCAAAGTCATGAGGCTCCTTGGTACGATGGATAGTCTAAAAACATGCGGGTGGCCATTTATATCGCCGCGAATGTTGGACATCCGAGATGGACAAGGACTCGTTAACCTTGTGGGATGGCCACAGCTGAGCAATGGACGGCCCGTTCTGATGCATGTTGCCTCGCTAGAATACCACTACGATAGAACTGTAGCATCTAACCGACACAGTCAATTGTGGTTTGCTGAGCTTGGGGGTAGGTCAATAGACGGGATGGATAGGATGACAACGTTCCTTCATGAGGTATTCCAAGATCTGTGGATACCAGAGACGGTCGCTTTTATTGCTCGCCAAGTTCGCCGTGGCTTGAATCGTGGTATCCGCAGTGGCGGTAGGAGCGATGTTGGAGAACATGGTGATGCCGACACGGGCAATGAGGAGAGTGCTCAGGCGATGATCGCGTTAGAAGCCTGGGAGGCACGAGACAGTCCATTCAAAACGTC AAACTTCGAGAAATTGTCGGCGGAAGTGCTCAAGTTCGATGACcgcttgatgatgaatgagTCAAAGATCGTGCTAAAGACGAGACGCGACTTTGCAGAAGAGATCTTCGTTGCTTTGATGGAGGGCGGTAGGAAGGGTCACCTAGGAGTCGAGTCTGTCGCACCGACCCACTCAACATGGCCCTCTATCCTCCGGGCCGCCATCCAACATACCAGAGGCAGCTTCGCAACAAGGGCTCAGTGGGTCTCGGGCATCGCAGCTGCCATGGTATCTGCGAGTATCGAATGGGTACCTGGCTCTCATCGCCGGAGATTGACGCATCAACAGGTAGTACAGCTCGTGGGAGCGGCTGCGTCTGCAACGGTCCTCGCGGCTCGGCCCGATAGCCTTAAGAGACGGGCGCTAGAGGCGGAGGCTCGCAGGACCGTCGATTCGGTTGGCGTTAAGCGAGCGAAGATCCGACCGCGAATCGACCTAGGCTGCAAGATACCGTTCAAGCAGATCCCAGATATTGTGGAAAGAGGCTTTACGGAGATACGCCGGCTGTTCGCGAAAGGGGACCAACGCGTGCTATCTCACTACTGTGCAGCGTACTGCTGTCTGACAGATTGTCTTGAGGACCCCTTATGCGATCTTATGCTCATTCTCACGTTGACCATCACAGCGTCTAGTGCGACCCCCGAGGTCCGGCCCAACACGAAGGGCTTCAGCGTGACGGCCAAGAGAAGGGATCCAGCTCTTCTAGCAGCCAACATGGTGACGAGAATGCTTTGGTTCCTGCGGCCAGAGGCATTTCCGTGGGATAAAGACCAGGATACAGTGCTACGGGTGTCTGAAATGACAAAGAAAATCGGTGAGCCGCGTCCATGA
- a CDS encoding hypothetical protein (At least one base has a quality score < 10) — MHPNQRTAGANNPRRRHDATHTRTALVQGRALMLASYIKDIFLRGELLGEGVEPRWALGGKETQMIAFDKWVIFQTLFMDGWTGFLERFSAQDDTFWTDHQPAFHAYDYGANINIEVNEGIANLEEETVIRPAYLDGLDDEFDESDDGYDGESNSVPATQQGWGEIGGEEREDELDELCDQPTVEVEDNDSLFVSERVDDVASPIPPILSPGRIIDAEYRDIDGEVDANGPNGDEERERRFLEWMNESENTDIGQDNGTQLQDQEHQYDGQDNSQQQPLSPDTDGNDDVHPRQAPDISPASLPPSSASIPATEDQREHDALYSPGLMRLREALEAKYNLDNISHVSYALAVDVHCTAENTYPGTEGRVSRPVCLLADRNRVAGEFYGSNYTFYPLGFHPAYGNFTSDRPPAFLDNDLFTVMKENMSHQNQGADVLSFGFFQGYSNLKRSIRHGPHDLLASHGLATAALTIPSTEAQRTARLKDKQQRLLAQVRGRLTPDNPGASTPFARERQRVEAAMQANEFAFRFEQVISIDAPRLVRRRRNFSSVLQPIFQLMRLFLKEKQLYAGILRRFNPDIFPGVMVAFARVMEAAIAEMDRRFREAGSKGLGMALSEGVAALDRLGNFCFTGDPRVLPTKVMRLLGTMDSLKTCGWPFISPRMLDIRDGQGLVNLVGWPQLSNGRPVLMHVASLEYHYDRTVASNRHSQLWFAELGGRSIDGMDRMTTFLHEVFQDLWIPETVAFIARQVRRGLNRGIRSGGRSDVGEHGDADTGNEESAQAMIALEAWEARDSPFKTSNFEKLSAEVLKFDDRLMMNESKIVLKTRRDFAEEIFVALMEGGRKGHLGVESVAPTHSTWPSILRAAIQHTRGSFATRAQWVSGIAAAMVSASIEWVPGSHRRRLTHQQVVQLVGAAASATVLAARPDSLKRRALEAEARRTVDSVGVKRAKIRPRIDLGCKIPFKQIPDIVERGFTEIRRLFAKGDQRVLSHYCAAYCCLTDCLEDPLCDLMLILTLTITASSATPEVRPNTKGFSVTAKRRDPALLAANMVTRMLWFLRPEAFPWDKDQDTVLRVSEMTKKIGEPRP, encoded by the exons ATGCACCCGAATCAGAGAACTGCCGGCGCCAACAACCCCCGTCGACGACACGATGCAACACATACAAGGACCGCACTCGTACAGGGCCGTGCTCTGATGCTCGCATCATACATCAAGGACATCTTCCTCCGAGGCGAGCTCCTTGGTGAAGGTGTTGAGCCGAGATGGGCCCTCGGAGGCAAGGAGACGCAGATGATTGCTTTTGACAAATGGGTCATATTCCAGACACTATTTATGGACGGCTGGACGGGGTTTCTCGAAAGGTTCTCCGCACAGGACGACACTTTCTGGACCGATCATCAACCCGCCTTCCACGCGTATGACTATGgcgccaacatcaacataGAAGTCAACGAAGGCATAGCGAAtctcgaagaagaaacagTCATTAGGCCAGCCTATCTCGATGGACTGGACGATGAGTTCGACGAGTCCGACGACGGTTACGATGGAGAAAGCAATAGTGTGCCGGCGACACAGCAAGGATGGGGGGAAATTGGAGGAGAGGAACGAGAGGATGAGCTCGACGAGCTATGCGACCAACCAACCGTCGAAGTGGAGGACAACGATAGTCTATTCGTGTCGGAGAGGGTGGACGATGTTGCTTCTCCAATACCACCTATCCTCAGTCCAGGGCGAATCATCGATGCGGAATATCGAGATATTGATGGCGAAGTCGACGCGAACGGGCCCAATGGTGATGAAGAGCGGGAGCGGAGGTTCCTTGAATGGATGAACGAATCTGAGAACACTGATATAGGCCAAGACAACGGGACTCAACTACAAGATCAGGAGCATCAATATGATGGGCAAGACAACTCCCAGCAGCAGCCGTTGAGCCCAGATACTGACGGCAACGACGACGTCCATCCAAGGCAAGCACCAGACATCTCGCCAGCCAGTCTACCTCCTTCATCAGCATCGATACCAGCAACGGAGGACCAGAGAGAACATGATGCGTTGTATAGTCCCGGCCTGATGCGGTTGCGCGAGGCCCTTGAGGCGAAGTACAACCTCGATAACATCAGCCACGTCTCCTATGCCCTAGCTGTTGATGTTCACTGTACCGCAGAAAATACGTATCCCGGCACAGAAGGAAGGGTAAGCCGTCCTGTATGCTTGCTTGCCGACCGCAACCGTGTGGCCGGGGAGTTTTACGGGAGTAACTACACCTTTTACCCACTCGGCTTCCACCCCGCATACGGCAACTTCACATCGGATCGTCCCCCTGCCTTCCTGGATAACGACCTGTTTACTGTCATGAAAGAGAACATGAGTCACCAGAACCAGGGTGCCGACGTACTTTCGTTTGGCTTCTTCCAGGGCTATTCCAACCTAAAACGGTCTATCCGTCATGGCCCTCACGACCTACTAGCCAGCCACGGCCTCGCCACAGCTGCACTCACCATTCCCTCGACGGAGGCTCAGCGCACGGCGCGgctcaaggacaagcagCAGCGGCTCCTGGCCCAGGTGAGGGGGCGACTCACACCTGACAACCCTGGCGCATCGACACCTTTTGCGCGGGAGCGACAGAGGGTGGAAGCAGCCATGCAAGCGAATGAGTTTGCGTTCCGATTCGAGCAGGTCATTTCCATCGATGCCCCACGACTCGTGCGCCGCCGTCGAAACTTCAGTAGCGTACTACAACCCATTTTTCAGCTCATGCGTCTCTTCCTCAAGGAGAAACAGCTCTATGCAGGCATCCTCCGGCGTTTCAACCCTGATATCTTTCCAGGAGTCATGGTGGCTTTTGCCAGGGTTATGGAAGCAGCCATAGCAGAAATGGACCGTCGCTTTCGCGAGGCTGGGTCGAAAGGACTAGGTATGGCTCTCTCCGAAGGCGTCGCTGCTCTCGATCGACTGGGCAATTTTTGCTTCACCGGGGACCCGAGGGTGCTGCCTACCAAAGTCATGAGGCTCCTTGGTACGATGGATAGTCTAAAAACATGCGGGTGGCCATTTATATCGCCGCGAATGTTGGACATCCGAGATGGACAAGGACTCGTTAACCTTGTGGGATGGCCACAGCTGAGCAATGGACGGCCCGTTCTGATGCATGTTGCCTCGCTAGAATACCACTACGATAGAACTGTAGCATCTAACCGACACAGTCAATTGTGGTTTGCTGAGCTTGGGGGTAGGTCAATAGACGGGATGGATAGGATGACAACGTTCCTTCATGAGGTATTCCAAGATCTGTGGATACCAGAGACGGTCGCTTTTATTGCTCGCCAAGTTCGCCGTGGCTTGAATCGTGGTATCCGCAGTGGCGGTAGGAGCGATGTTGGAGAACATGGTGATGCCGACACGGGCAATGAGGAGAGTGCTCAGGCGATGATCGCGTTAGAAGCCTGGGAGGCACGAGACAGTCCATTCAAAACGTC AAACTTCGAGAAATTGTCGGCGGAAGTGCTCAAGTTCGATGACcgcttgatgatgaatgagTCAAAGATCGTGCTAAAGACGAGACGCGACTTTGCAGAAGAGATCTTCGTTGCTTTGATGGAGGGCGGTAGGAAGGGTCACCTAGGAGTCGAGTCTGTCGCACCGACCCACTCAACATGGCCCTCTATCCTCCGGGCCGCCATCCAACATACCAGAGGCAGCTTCGCAACAAGGGCTCAGTGGGTCTCGGGCATCGCAGCTGCCATGGTATCTGCGAGTATCGAATGGGTACCTGGCTCTCATCGCCGGAGATTGACGCATCAACAGGTAGTACAGCTCGTGGGAGCGGCTGCGTCTGCAACGGTCCTCGCGGCTCGGCCCGATAGCCTTAAGAGACGGGCGCTAGAGGCGGAGGCTCGCAGGACCGTCGATTCGGTTGGCGTTAAGCGAGCGAAGATCCGACCGCGAATCGACCTAGGCTGCAAGATACCGTTCAAGCAGATCCCAGATATTGTGGAAAGAGGCTTTACGGAGATACGCCGGCTGTTCGCGAAAGGGGACCAACGCGTGCTATCTCACTACTGTGCAGCGTACTGCTGTCTGACAGATTGTCTTGAGGACCCCTTATGCGATCTTATGCTCATTCTCACGTTGACCATCACAGCGTCTAGTGCGACCCCCGAGGTCCGGCCCAACACGAAGGGCTTCAGCGTGACGGCCAAGAGAAGGGATCCAGCTCTTCTAGCAGCCAACATGGTGACGAGAATGCTTTGGTTCCTGCGGCCAGAGGCATTTCCGTGGGATAAAGACCAGGATACAGTGCTACGGGTGTCTGAAATGACAAAGAAAATCGGTGAGCCGCGTCCATGA
- a CDS encoding hypothetical protein (At least one base has a quality score < 10), producing MHPNQRTAGANNPRRRHDATHTRTALVQGRALMLASYIKDIFLRGELLGEGVEPRWALGGKETQMIAFDKWVIFQTLFMDGWTGFLERFSAQDDTFWTDHQPAFHAYDYGANINIEVNEGIANLEEETVIRPAYLDGLDDEFDESDDGYDGESNSVPATQQGWGEIGGEEREDELDELCDQPTVEVEDNDSLFVSERVDDVASPIPPILSPGRIIDAEYRDIDGEVDANGPNGDEERERRFLEWMNESENTDIGQDNGTQLQDQEHQYDGQDNSQQQPLSPDTDGNDDVHPRQAPDISPASLPPSSASIPATEDQREHDALYSPGLMRLREALEAKYNLDNISHVSYALAVDVHCTAENTYPGTEGRVSRPVCLLADRNRVAGEFYGSNYTFYPLGFHPAYGNFTSDRPPAFLDNDLFTVMKENMSHQNQGADVLSFGFFQGYSNLKRSIRHGPHDLLASHGLATAALTIPSTEAQRTARLKDKQQRLLAQVRGRLTPDNPGASTPFARERQRVEAAMQANEFAFRFEQVISIDAPRLVRRRRNFSSVLQPIFQLMRLFLKEKQLYAGILRRFNPDIFPGVMVAFARVMEAAIAEMDRRFREAGSKGLGMALSEGVAALDRLGNFCFTGDPRVLPTKVMRLLGTMDSLKTCGWPFISPRMLDIRDGQGLVNLVGWPQLSNGRPVLMHVASLEYHYDRTVASNRHSQLWFAELGGRSIDGMDRMTTFLHEVFQDLWIPETVAFIARQVRRGLNRGIRSGGRSDVGEHGDADTGNEESAQAMIALEAWEARDSPFKTSYVPGVSLDSLAFLTLPQKLREIVGGSAQVR from the coding sequence ATGCACCCGAATCAGAGAACTGCCGGCGCCAACAACCCCCGTCGACGACACGATGCAACACATACAAGGACCGCACTCGTACAGGGCCGTGCTCTGATGCTCGCATCATACATCAAGGACATCTTCCTCCGAGGCGAGCTCCTTGGTGAAGGTGTTGAGCCGAGATGGGCCCTCGGAGGCAAGGAGACGCAGATGATTGCTTTTGACAAATGGGTCATATTCCAGACACTATTTATGGACGGCTGGACGGGGTTTCTCGAAAGGTTCTCCGCACAGGACGACACTTTCTGGACCGATCATCAACCCGCCTTCCACGCGTATGACTATGgcgccaacatcaacataGAAGTCAACGAAGGCATAGCGAAtctcgaagaagaaacagTCATTAGGCCAGCCTATCTCGATGGACTGGACGATGAGTTCGACGAGTCCGACGACGGTTACGATGGAGAAAGCAATAGTGTGCCGGCGACACAGCAAGGATGGGGGGAAATTGGAGGAGAGGAACGAGAGGATGAGCTCGACGAGCTATGCGACCAACCAACCGTCGAAGTGGAGGACAACGATAGTCTATTCGTGTCGGAGAGGGTGGACGATGTTGCTTCTCCAATACCACCTATCCTCAGTCCAGGGCGAATCATCGATGCGGAATATCGAGATATTGATGGCGAAGTCGACGCGAACGGGCCCAATGGTGATGAAGAGCGGGAGCGGAGGTTCCTTGAATGGATGAACGAATCTGAGAACACTGATATAGGCCAAGACAACGGGACTCAACTACAAGATCAGGAGCATCAATATGATGGGCAAGACAACTCCCAGCAGCAGCCGTTGAGCCCAGATACTGACGGCAACGACGACGTCCATCCAAGGCAAGCACCAGACATCTCGCCAGCCAGTCTACCTCCTTCATCAGCATCGATACCAGCAACGGAGGACCAGAGAGAACATGATGCGTTGTATAGTCCCGGCCTGATGCGGTTGCGCGAGGCCCTTGAGGCGAAGTACAACCTCGATAACATCAGCCACGTCTCCTATGCCCTAGCTGTTGATGTTCACTGTACCGCAGAAAATACGTATCCCGGCACAGAAGGAAGGGTAAGCCGTCCTGTATGCTTGCTTGCCGACCGCAACCGTGTGGCCGGGGAGTTTTACGGGAGTAACTACACCTTTTACCCACTCGGCTTCCACCCCGCATACGGCAACTTCACATCGGATCGTCCCCCTGCCTTCCTGGATAACGACCTGTTTACTGTCATGAAAGAGAACATGAGTCACCAGAACCAGGGTGCCGACGTACTTTCGTTTGGCTTCTTCCAGGGCTATTCCAACCTAAAACGGTCTATCCGTCATGGCCCTCACGACCTACTAGCCAGCCACGGCCTCGCCACAGCTGCACTCACCATTCCCTCGACGGAGGCTCAGCGCACGGCGCGgctcaaggacaagcagCAGCGGCTCCTGGCCCAGGTGAGGGGGCGACTCACACCTGACAACCCTGGCGCATCGACACCTTTTGCGCGGGAGCGACAGAGGGTGGAAGCAGCCATGCAAGCGAATGAGTTTGCGTTCCGATTCGAGCAGGTCATTTCCATCGATGCCCCACGACTCGTGCGCCGCCGTCGAAACTTCAGTAGCGTACTACAACCCATTTTTCAGCTCATGCGTCTCTTCCTCAAGGAGAAACAGCTCTATGCAGGCATCCTCCGGCGTTTCAACCCTGATATCTTTCCAGGAGTCATGGTGGCTTTTGCCAGGGTTATGGAAGCAGCCATAGCAGAAATGGACCGTCGCTTTCGCGAGGCTGGGTCGAAAGGACTAGGTATGGCTCTCTCCGAAGGCGTCGCTGCTCTCGATCGACTGGGCAATTTTTGCTTCACCGGGGACCCGAGGGTGCTGCCTACCAAAGTCATGAGGCTCCTTGGTACGATGGATAGTCTAAAAACATGCGGGTGGCCATTTATATCGCCGCGAATGTTGGACATCCGAGATGGACAAGGACTCGTTAACCTTGTGGGATGGCCACAGCTGAGCAATGGACGGCCCGTTCTGATGCATGTTGCCTCGCTAGAATACCACTACGATAGAACTGTAGCATCTAACCGACACAGTCAATTGTGGTTTGCTGAGCTTGGGGGTAGGTCAATAGACGGGATGGATAGGATGACAACGTTCCTTCATGAGGTATTCCAAGATCTGTGGATACCAGAGACGGTCGCTTTTATTGCTCGCCAAGTTCGCCGTGGCTTGAATCGTGGTATCCGCAGTGGCGGTAGGAGCGATGTTGGAGAACATGGTGATGCCGACACGGGCAATGAGGAGAGTGCTCAGGCGATGATCGCGTTAGAAGCCTGGGAGGCACGAGACAGTCCATTCAAAACGTCGTATGTGCCAGGAGTCTCTTTAGATTCCTTAGCGTTCCTAACATTGCCACAGAAACTTCGAGAAATTGTCGGCGGAAGTGCTCAAGTTCGATGA